The following DNA comes from Triticum aestivum cultivar Chinese Spring chromosome 3D, IWGSC CS RefSeq v2.1, whole genome shotgun sequence.
AATGTGCAAAGGAAAGCCAGAATATAAATACAGAAAGGAAGACGAGAGGAATTAACAAAATCTCGCCCCCTCAGGCTCCAACTCGTCTCTCGCATTTCCCGCTTTGCTTCCACCTCTTTCCCCGCCTCGCCTGCCTCTTCGCCGCCTCTCCCCTTCTCTCCTAGGTTTAGGGTTTCCCCGGCGGCGACTCGAGTCAAGGCTGTAAGCCTGTTAACACGCCGTGACTGGTGAGTCTCCtaacacgccccccccccccccccccccccccccccccccccccccccctggcctTCAACCATCTGATTCATGTCTGCATCCTCCTCGCTGGCCGTAGGCGATGCCGGTTCCTCTCGGGATGGCGGAGGTGTGGATCTATTTGCCATGGGCCGGGCCGGTGAATTAGGTTCGGTGTCATGTGCCGATACCTGGTTTTGGTTTTGTGGGCGGATCGGTTTTGGATCTAGGTTTTACTTGTTGGTAGTGGCGTGTGGGTTGGAGATCTGTTGGTGAAGTTTCGTGTTTGTTATTTTTGTTATCGAAGATAGCATGTTTGATCATGGTATTGCATCTGTTTGAGCCTTTGTTGCTTCGATTTACTATAGGGTTGTAATTGGTAATTTTGGCGACTAACTTGCGTAAAAATTGGTCTCTGCTGTTTTCGTTGCCTATTAAAATTAGGCCAGACACAAACTTCGATTTGATTTTTTGGTTATGTACTTCAATTGTACCTTTTCATCTGTACACAACAAAGTCTACATCGTTATGCGCGCATCAAATTGTACAGAATGATGATAGTGTTCCTGAGCTGATCAAAATTAGGCATGTTTGCATAGTATTTTGATGATTGTAGGTGTGAGAATGGGGATTGGTGTAATCTGGGACACACTAGTCTAATATTCTTATTCAACTAAGGCAGGAAGATGGGTAACTACATgttctgatttttttgaatttgttatgTGTGATGGACTTTATTAGATTTGACCCTCCAGCCTAACCAACTTAGGATAAGCTCTGACTCAGCGAACATATCATCTAACCTGTTAGCTATGCTCAATAAACTGTGCTGAGAGTTTCTGCACATAAATATGTTACTCCTAGAAATATCTAAGTCACTACTTTTCATTTCTCATAATTTTAATCATAACAATTGCCTTTGATATTCCTTCCCATGTTTGTAAATTATTGTACTATATCTTCTTGCAATACATACTTGTTTAATTATTTTTATGCCAGCTATCCAGAAAGATTTTGTACTCAACCTTTTGGAGTTCATCTTGCTATGCTCTTTTGTGTTGCCACCTTCAGTTATCTTTTTATCTGTGTGATGCATGTTGTTAAATTTTGTGTAACTTGCTTTCTGTTGCTCATTCCAGCCAAGTCACTACAGTATAACGAGGTGCGTTTCCTTCAAAGCTGTCAATTGTACGGAGATGGAAATGACCCCTGAATTATTGTATGGACAAAATGTATATGTTCCAACTGCTGTAAATTCCTATACATATGGTTATGCAGGTAAAATATTAATTTGCATCATGCAGTTGATGGTATTTTTACTTCCCTGTGCCATCAGATTATAATACACAGTCCTTTAAAATACAGAAGTTGGATCACCTATGGATTGGTATAACCATCAGAACTCTCTAGGATATGATGCTCAAGATGTTTATTTTCCGGTTAGTGTAACAGCAAAATTTCTTCAGTACCTGTTCTTTTTACCTTCGAACATTTATAACATGTTGCTCTCACAGGCTTTCCAGACTGACGGCACACAGTGTGTTTACTATGCTACCCCTGACAATGGATCAGTTCATCCTTCCTACAGCCCTTACCCTATGGATCCTGGTTACATAGTTGATGGATCTTATCTGCCACAAGAATATGTCCCTGACACTGACCCTACATGCCAAGTAGTTCCCTCATCTTATTACATTCCATCTGTTCTTCCTTATGCAGTCGATAGTGTCCTAGGAATCACTGCCACATCTCTCCACCCATCTAGTGTTGCATTCATTCCAAGCATGCCAGCTTATGCTGTAACATCCACAAATCATGTGTTACCTTTGATGGCTCTTGTTGCCCCGAAAAATGATGTTGTCGTGAATCCGCCTGTACAATCAACAATTGTCTCTTCAAAGCAGTTTCAGAATCACTCAATGATACCAATTGTTCAGTTGCATAACTCACTTCCAATGAAGCAAGAGCTGGGAAATGGGTCCATGGTGTCTGTTAAACCTCTTCATACCCCACAGGTAGGCGCACATGTTCTTCTGGAACTTGCTCTCATTGTTCTCTTTTGTGAGGCCTGCTGTTTAGCATTTACTACCTCCATTCCTAGAAGTAAGGCGTATTTTGTTTCGTTAAGACATGCATTTGACCAATACTGGCTACATAAATACAAGGTTATATGACATGAAATTTGTGTCACTAGGTTCGTATTTAGAAGTACTTTGTTATGATGGTGATTTTGTGTCACATAAATCAAGTATTAGAAGAGTAATTCTTGCTCAAAGTCTTGTCTTAACAAAATGAAATACACCTTATTCATCAGAATGGAGGGAGTAAATAACATCCTCTGAACTGTTTGTTGAGTTGAAGCTACTATAGGATCCATCATTTCCTCTTAATTTCTTGTGTATGAACCCTTAAATATGAAAATAGCATGCCTAAGAAAAACTCAGAACAGTAAGCTTGTAATGCCGTTGAAGCTTTTGGGGTACCAGTAGTTGATGATGCTCTGATGTGAATGGGCAATTGTTCCCGCCACGTCTTAATATATCTTTAGAAATAAATTCCACTACTATATGGCACTCCCAGTCGTCATGGTTCCTTCTTTTTGGTGTTCTTTTGGGATGGTAACTTTTCAACGTTGCAAGGCATGCATATTGTAGAAGTAACATTGAATGTGAGGCTGATTATATTTCTCCAACATGTGTATTTGTTGTGTTACTAGCCACCTTGCCAGCTCTCGTCCTCTTCTCTAGGACAGAGATAATTGTTAATGGAAGATTGCTAGTTATTGATGTTATCTGTTGGGTCAACTACCATAGAGTACTGTTGGGTCAACTACAATAGAGTAGTTCATTTTATATTCTTTACAACATCTTTCAGCATAATAGCTTCTATATTTTCTCCACTACATGTAAAAGTTCTGTAGTCATCAAAACACTTTCTGCTTCTTACTGTTGATACAAAAGTTGATTATTTCTTTTCTCATGCTTTAAGTTTGTTCCTATCTTGAGCTGAGAAATATTATTCTTATGATTAGGCACCTACAAATGTGCTTGACAGTCCAATGGCTGCTGCCAAGCATTCACCAAAGGCAAAATTATCTGGAAATGATTGTTTTGCATGTGTCGGATCTGATCCTCAGAAGTGGGCTTCAGCTGAGAAATTTCAGCCTACTTCAAAGTCGAGTGGTCAACTAAAGGCACATGGCTCTAGTAATGCGGAGAAACATAGCGGCCAAAGGTCACCAGCCATAGTTGCAAAATCCTACACGTCAAGGCTGATTGTTGGGAACTCAGATGGGACAATCCTTATAAGATCTGACCAATACAACGGTAATGACCTCCGAGTGGACAATCCCTATGCAAAGTTCTTTGTTATCAAGTCAATTGGTGAGGCGGATATCCACAAATCAATTAAGTATGGTGTATGGTCTAGTTCCTCCAGTGGAAATAGCAAGCTGGATTGCGCATATAGGGATGCTGACCGAATAGCTAAGCGGAATTCTACAAAGTGTCCAGTTTTTCTGTTCTTTTCTGTAAGCAGTTCCAACTTGTCCAACTTCCATTTTCTTAAAATATGGTTTGTCCTTAAAATTCAATTATTAAATGTGACTTGTGGCTCATCAGGTGAATGGTAGCGGGCACTTTTGTGGCTTGGCCGAGATGGTTGGTCCTGTAGATTTTCATAAGGACATGGACTTCTGGTGCCAGGATAAATGGACTGGTTGCTTTCCTGTAAGATGGCATATAATCAAAGACGTACCTAACTATACTTTGCAGAATATCTTGCTTCAGAATAATGAAAATAAGCCTGTCACACACAGCAGAGATACCCAAGAGGTAAGCATTCCATTTGTGGGAAGCCAGTTTCGATCCATGGAATATCAAGTGAATACTAGTTTCCCTGTGGTGAAGTGTCTTCACGTTGCATTCTTTTTCCGTGGTCTAGTTCTGAGCATACATGTAGTGTCTGCTTTCAACCTCCTGATCATGATCCAAGCTTCAAATGCAGGTCCCATATGTTCCTGGAATATCTGTGCTCAAGATCTTGAAGGATATCAAAGTGAAGGAGTGCCTATTTGACGATTTTATGAGATACGAGGAAGATGAAGCAAGAATTAAGCAGCGTAGATGGTCCAAGTTGAGTCACAATGCTCCAGATTTTGTGCCTGTCTCACAGCGTAAGAGCGATGCCTCAGATCTTCAGCTGCCAAAATTTGGTGGTGTGCTGATAGACAGAACATTGGAGATACAGAACATGTCAGAGAAGCCACATGATTGTAATGGCATCAAACGACAGGATGCTGTTGAAAAACAAGTTGGTATTGAGGCTGGGAAAGAAAATGGGCATCAAGAAAACCGTTGTTATGGCAAGCAGGATAATGAAAAAGCGCCTAGATCTTCAACTAGCCAGCCACAAACTTCAACCTTGAAAATGAGCATGGATGGGAAGCAACAATACTGGAAGAAGGTGGAAAACCCTAAACCGAATCCTGATGGTGCTGGACATGGATCGTCAAAATTGAATGAGAACGGAGTTAATATTAGCTCGGCAATTGTCAGATTGGAGGCACCTGAAGATGATTCAATTGTTGCGAAAGTTGGTTCTCTTACAATCAGTTCAAAGACAAGGAAGGCTGAAGATAAGAGTCCCTTGGTTGATGTTGTGACCATTGGCTCGTTGCCAATCCGGGTCAACAAATCTGTTGCGTAGTGGGGGCTACCTTTTTTGCGTTTAGTCTCTCTTCCTGGTCCTGCTCCAGTTGTTATTCCAGCTTTAAGGGCGATGAAAAGGAAAAGACTACTTACATTCTAGTTTCCTGGTCAAGAAAACAGTTTTATTTTGGAAAGGAAGGATGGAACATGGAAGGACAGTACAGGATGTAATTCTCTTTAAAATTAAGAAAGAAGTGAAGATGAAAGTAAACGGGGAATCTGCATTCACTTTTTATTCAGGCCCGCTTGACTGAATTGTTGTTGTTATGCTTTGGTGTCGCCTGCCCCGCGTGAGCTCTTGATCGGACCCCTTCCATAGCGTACGTTGCGCCTGCCCGTGTCTGTTCGGGCCAGCCCCTCATGCTTCCGCTGCGCTCCCATCCCTGAGGAGTGACGGTGGATTGGCTCGCAGCGCCGCCCGCTCGTAGAAGCAGTAGGCGCCAGCGAGTTTCACTCGTCACTGTTTGTAGTTGAAAACGAGAGACTCGATTGATGCAAATAGTAAACAGAGATGTAATGAGAATAGTTAATCTTTGTTCTTTGTCGATTTTTTTAATCTTTATTGATGAGAGTACTCCTGTTTATACAGTGCCAAGGACGCTTCTTAATAGGCATACAGAGATGGGCGCAACCGTCGTGACTATTGCCCCAAGACAACTGCTGACGGTTCCTACAAATAACACATTAATTAATTCAAGCACTCCCCCCTAATCACTGCTGCTTGGTCTTGTCAGAAGACTTCATCTTGATAAAAATTCCTTTAAAAATCCCATGGGAAAAATCTGAGACCAGTGGGCAAGTAAGGAGAAAATATACAATAGCAATCATCGCCTTTTAAAATAATAAGAGAACAATAAATTAGGACAATGCTAACGctcacacgtgtggtgggagctaaacccgcccacacgccctaACATACAGAATACGCcatgtcatcgcatgcatgcatgtggatttttttttggattttcagttttttaaatgttttatctcttaaatgaaaaattcgattaaaaatccgttttcatcattaaatccctcgcgacgagatcttcgaaactagatctcatatcaatatatttcgacgaaagttttttgggttaaaagttgccatgtctattgcacatgaattgccatgatatttacactaaagttgccatgttatgtttcaactattttcttctatattaaaaagtaatttttgacatattataaaacggagaattaagaaactagacttgccatgcaccataaactaaaattgccatgatacatgcatttaaaattgccatggttcatgcaaaaaaatattttcatgatcAAAGTATTGGAATTGCTATcatcaaaaactaaaattgccatgatctacaaactaaaattgccacatggcaactttagtttaagcagtatggcaactactccctccgttccaaaatagatgactcaactttgtactaacattagtacaaagttagtacaaagttggatcatctattttggaacggaggcagtgtaaacatcatggcaatttttgGGCAAAAATTtctttcgtcgaaacatatcaacatggggtctagttttgaagatctcgtcgagacggatttaatggtgaaaaccgATTTTTAATTCagttttttaattaggagataaaacatttttaaaccgaaaaccaaaaagatttctactAATGTCATCTGTTcgtacgtggcaaaatgagtggttaTGAAGGcatgtgggcgatgtgcaaacgcccacacgtgtgggtgttagtTTTTCCGATAAATTAAGGGACAATACATATATTGTATATATTTCCTTGAAATCTCAATGGGAAAAACaaaaagtatgacatatgatcttgTGTTAATATTATACCTTATTAAAAACCTTGATGAGAACCTGTAAATATATAAAAGAAAAAGGAGTATAATAtgatgttgggaaacatagtagaaaaaaaAATTCATCATACGGATCGAACTCCAGGAACACTATTAAGATGCATATAGAGGTTTGGATCGTTACCAACTATGAGTTGCAGTGGAAGAAAGTTGGAGTAGATTGCTGATGAAGTCCCTTGAATGGTTCATGAACGATCCATCGAACCGAAGACTGGTAGTACGACCTCTCTATGAATTGCATGCGTGCGGGCATTCTGACCCGGCAATACTTCACCGTCCAGAGCTTGTCTTTGTGGAGAACTAGAGGAGAAAGAAGAGAGCCTTACGAGGCATCTCTATTATGTGGACCAGAGAAAACCAGAGCTAGGTCTAGTCTAGAATAAGTCTAAACAAGAACTAGAGGTAGATAGTGGACGCCCTGGAACAAAGGGCTTGTGTCTtcgcgcgtggggggggggggggcgctcgtaAACataggtgtgcgtgtgtgtgtgtgtgtgggggggggggggggcgaggctgACTTGGAGGAGGGGCTCCCCTTCCCTTGCGCCGGCCTAGGGGAGGAGGCGTCCTTCCCCCCTTTAGCCTGTCTAAAAAGCCACGACGGTGGGAGCGTGCCTCCACTATAAGGGCCTTAGGGCCAATTAGCTCTTCACTAATAGACCAATTGATATTTTCCTTAGCCCATTGACTCTAAATATAGGGACTCCTAAATAATTACCTAAGTcttctattatttatattaggtCCCTAGAAACATTTTCTGCCTGCATATCATTACTTGTATTACCTAGTTTTCTTTGAAACTATTCCGGTAACCCCGAAATGCTTCCAGTTTCTCTGAAAACAATTTCTTTTCTTCTCGAAATTTTTTCTGTAATATTTTCTCATATTCCTAACTCCTACAGAACTCAATAGATCGTAatcccttaagtgtgtgaccctgcaGGTTCGGTAAAATATACACATGAATGAAAACTCCTTCCGTTCAATGAtcaatagcggaaccgtggacatccatattgattCCTATACTTACACGAACGATATTCGAGTGAACTGTTGGTTATCATATGTTGTTCGTTTTTCTTCCTGATACgtttacaaaacccgaggtgagatatatCGGTACTCTGTGAGATcaacacatgctcactataccgggcTTCCTCATTattggttttgttctcttttctcgttcagGAGTTCCGGTATCCCCGTGATCAGTTCACGCTTTGTCTGGCCACATGAAGATAGATGCCGTCACACCGAGAGTGCCATAAGAATATCTCTCCCTTGATGGAGGGGCAAATCGCAGTCTCAAGCTATCTGGTCCCTCATCATACATTTCTGATGAACCCGTAAGTTGCCGTTATGGTCACCCTGTTACAGATGACTTTGGATCAACCCCAAAGGGCAACATCCAGTATGGAGTGACTctatactctcatggtctaaggaatcaagCATAGGTTAACTCATGTGTTATGAACTATAGACTCCAGACGATAAAATCTCCAAGTATAACAAACAACTTGGGTCAATTCAACACGAGTGTTCTACCAACATCATGCTTTTAGATGTAACTGGCGTATGCCCATGATTTGGAAAACAAAATCATCAAAttaacacttgagctagtcctagaggcaagactaggaatctgGTTTTTACCGTTTATACTTCTACACGTGCTAATGAGTTTTCCTATCAATCGCATATTCAagaatcatagcagttatagcatagaatataaacattAACTATAAACTTGGAAATACacaatacaaatattattgcctctagggcaaattttcaacaatctcccacttgcactagagtcaataatctagattacatagctTCCCTTACACCAATGGCAATCAGATGTTGTTCATGCTTTGCTCGTGGTAAAGGATTCGTCATCGGGTGTGACACATTCAAGCCTGTGTGAATCTCGACTAGTTTTACTAAACCTTCTTCAACATGATATCAAATAAGGTGATACTTGCGTTGTACTGGACTTCTGATGGGATCTTGGCTCCTTTGCTTGAACCACAGCGCTGCTATTATCACAATATAGCTCCATGGGATTTGTTGCACTTGGAACCACATGTAGTTCTTCAAGAAACATCTTGATCCAAACCACCTTCTTCGAAGCTTCTAAAGTTGCGATATATTCTGCTTCCATCGTAGAATTAGCAACAGTGTTCTGCTTGAAACTTTTCCAAACCACTACACTACCATCGAGAGTGAAAACATAGCCCGATCAAGATTTGTAGTCATCCATATCATTCATGAAGCTAGCATCAGTGTAACCACTTacaacgagctcttcatcacctccatagaaTAGGAGCAAATCCTTAGTCCTTCTGAGGTACTTCAGAATATTTTTAACTGCTGCCTAGTGAGACAATCTTGGATCATTTTGGTACCTGCTACAAACACTTAGAGCATAAGAAACATCTGGTCTTGACATAGCATGACGTACATGATAGATCCCACCGCCAAAGCATATGGAATATTGGTCATATACACTTTCTCATCGTCCGGGGACTTTGATTCTTGCTAAGTGTTGTGCCATGTGACATTGGGAGTGAGCCCTTCTTGGCATGCTCCATTTTAGACCTCTTTAAAACCTTGTCAATGTACCCGCTCTAGattttaatgcccaatatatatgtCGCTTCACCTAAGTCTTTCATCGAAAAAGCACTTTTCATTGAATCTTTAATTTTACTAAGAAATTTCACATCATtgccaatcaacaatatgtcatcacaTACAAGATTAAAAATGCCTTGGCactcccactaaacttcttgtaaaTGAAAGACTCTTCACCATTCTTAATGAAGCCGAAtcctttgatcacttcatcaaagcgaatattccagcTCCTTGAttcttgcttcaaaccatatattAATCTTTGAAGCTTGCACACATTATCgacatccttaggatcgacaaaaccttctggctatatcatgtatacatcctcttCAAGTTTTCCATTTAGGAAAGTTGTATTGACGTCCATCTGACATATCTCATAGTAGAAATAGCAGCAACTGCCAACATAATTCGCACAAACTTAAGCATTGCTACAAGTGaaaaagtctcgtcataatcaacTCCTTTGATCGGTTGGAATCCTTTCGCGACAAGCCTTGCTTTATAGATAGTAGGATTACCAACCACATCTGTCTTtattttgaagatccatttacatCCAATAGGTTTCAGTCCCTCTGGAGGCTctaccaagttccaaacttgattctCATGCATGGATTCCATTTCAGTTTTCATGGCTTTAAACCATTCCTTTGAGCTGGGCACCGCCGTCACCTCTCTGTAGTGCGTATGTTCATCTTCTTCTAAGATGTGTATTTCGTTATGATACCACTCATGTGGTTCACTAACTCTACTTGACATGCGCGGTTCAGTTATAGACTTGACCGAAGTTTTCACTCTTGTAGTGGCAACTTTTGGTTAAGTTGTAGGAATACATGGTGGAACTACTTTTGGTTCTTCAGTACTACTAACTGTTTCAGAAGATTCATTAATCTCGTCAAGTTGTactgttaaaagtgggactaacccaaaaatctgcaggcagctcaagtttatatgcattatcatttattttctctaacaccttaaaaggaccatcagcacgtggcattaactttgatttgcgcaaatcaagaaatctatccttacgcaaatgtaaccaaacaaggtctctaggtgcaaacacaacacattttctacccttatctccagcaagtttatatttagcattcatacgctcaatgttctccttagttaactcatgcacttttaagatcaatttaacacattgtttagcatcaaaattaaccttctccgaagatgcaagaggcaacaaatcaataggtgcacgaggtaggaaaccatacacaatttcaaaagggcacatcttagtagtataaTGCAACgagcgattataagcaaattcaatatgaggcaagcattcttcccacattttcttgttattcttcaaaacagccctaagcatagtagacaatgttatattgactacttcagtttgtccatcagtttgggggtgacaagtagtactaaaaagcagtttagtccccaacttagcccataaacatctccaaaagtggctaataaatttagtatcacgatctgaaacaatagtatttggcacaccatgcaagcgaataatttcacgaaagaacaaataaacaacattagcagcatcatcgcttttatgacatggtatgaagtgtgccattttcgaaaatctatcgacgacaacaaatatgctatccctccccttctttgttcgaggtaatcctaaaagaaaatccatagatatatcctcccaatgaacactaggtacaggcaaaggcatatataaaccatgaggattgagtcgtgacttagctttttgacatgtagtgcagcgagcaacaaaaggctcaacatcccgtctcatctttgtccAAAATAAATGtctagcaagtatatcctccgtcttcttcacgccaaagtgtcccattaatcctcctccatgtgcctcctgcatcaaaaaaagacgaacggagctagatggaatgcatagcttgttagcacgaaacacaaatccatcgttaacgacaaacttgttccatgttctcccttctttacaattatgcaatacatctttaaatttagcatcatgcacatattgatctttgatggtctccaaaccaaatattttaaggtcaagttgtgaaagcatagtataacgatgagacaatgcatcaggaatatcattttctttacccttcttgtgtttaaagacataagggaaagtctcaatgaattcaaaccatttagcatgtctacggttcagttttgcttgacttttaatgtgtttcaaagattcatgatcaggatgtataacaaattctttgggccataaataatgttgcgaTGTTTCTAAGGTCAGAACAAGagtatataattctttatcataagtagaatagttcagactaggcccactcaatttttcagaaaagtatgcaacagatttgccatcttgtaataacacacctcctaattcaattccactagcatcacattcaagctcaaaagtcttattaaaatcaggaagttggagtaaaggtgttgggaacgcagtaatttcaaaaaatttcctatgcacacgcaagatccatctaggtgatgcatagcaacaagagaggagagtgtagtccacgtaccctcgtagaccgaatgtggaagcgttatgacaacgcggttgatgtagtcgtacgtcttcac
Coding sequences within:
- the LOC123078283 gene encoding uncharacterized protein codes for the protein MEMTPELLYGQNVYVPTAVNSYTYGYAEVGSPMDWYNHQNSLGYDAQDVYFPAFQTDGTQCVYYATPDNGSVHPSYSPYPMDPGYIVDGSYLPQEYVPDTDPTCQVVPSSYYIPSVLPYAVDSVLGITATSLHPSSVAFIPSMPAYAVTSTNHVLPLMALVAPKNDVVVNPPVQSTIVSSKQFQNHSMIPIVQLHNSLPMKQELGNGSMVSVKPLHTPQAPTNVLDSPMAAAKHSPKAKLSGNDCFACVGSDPQKWASAEKFQPTSKSSGQLKAHGSSNAEKHSGQRSPAIVAKSYTSRLIVGNSDGTILIRSDQYNGNDLRVDNPYAKFFVIKSIGEADIHKSIKYGVWSSSSSGNSKLDCAYRDADRIAKRNSTKCPVFLFFSVNGSGHFCGLAEMVGPVDFHKDMDFWCQDKWTGCFPVRWHIIKDVPNYTLQNILLQNNENKPVTHSRDTQEVPYVPGISVLKILKDIKVKECLFDDFMRYEEDEARIKQRRWSKLSHNAPDFVPVSQRKSDASDLQLPKFGGVLIDRTLEIQNMSEKPHDCNGIKRQDAVEKQVGIEAGKENGHQENRCYGKQDNEKAPRSSTSQPQTSTLKMSMDGKQQYWKKVENPKPNPDGAGHGSSKLNENGVNISSAIVRLEAPEDDSIVAKVGSLTISSKTRKAEDKSPLVDVVTIGSLPIRVNKSVA